A window from Shewanella livingstonensis encodes these proteins:
- a CDS encoding isocitrate dehydrogenase: MPKRTITVIPGDGIGPSIIDSALKILDKAGCNFEYEFADAGLTALEKHGELVPQRTLDLIEKNRITLKGPLTTPVGEGFTSINVSLRKKFALYANVRPVISFKGTQARYENIDIITVRENTEGMYSGLGQKISDDGQTAEATSIITRQGAEQITTFAFELARKENRKKVTIVHKANIMKSTSGLFLKVAREVSLRYPDITTEEMIVDATCMKLVMNPENFDVIVTTNLFGDILSDLCAGLVGGLGMAPGANIGRDAAIFEAVHGSAPDIAGKNLANPTSVILASIQMLEYLGMSDKAEMIRSAVSAVIEEGDRTTRDLGGTHGTTDFTQAVLDRLG, from the coding sequence ATGCCAAAACGTACAATAACCGTGATCCCAGGTGATGGGATTGGCCCAAGCATTATCGATTCAGCATTAAAAATCCTCGACAAAGCAGGATGTAACTTTGAATATGAATTTGCAGATGCAGGGTTAACGGCGTTAGAAAAGCACGGTGAATTAGTACCCCAACGTACTTTAGACCTTATCGAAAAAAATCGTATTACCCTTAAAGGGCCGTTAACCACTCCAGTAGGTGAAGGCTTTACTTCTATCAATGTGAGCTTACGTAAAAAATTTGCGCTGTATGCCAACGTTCGCCCGGTGATTTCATTTAAGGGAACCCAAGCGCGTTACGAGAACATTGATATTATTACCGTGCGTGAAAACACTGAAGGTATGTACTCAGGTTTAGGTCAAAAAATCTCTGACGATGGTCAAACTGCAGAAGCGACCAGTATTATTACTCGTCAAGGCGCAGAGCAAATCACCACGTTCGCATTTGAGCTTGCACGTAAAGAAAATCGTAAAAAAGTGACTATCGTTCATAAAGCTAACATCATGAAATCAACTTCAGGTTTATTCTTGAAAGTGGCACGTGAAGTAAGCTTACGTTACCCAGACATTACCACCGAAGAAATGATTGTTGATGCCACGTGCATGAAACTGGTTATGAATCCTGAAAACTTTGATGTTATCGTGACGACTAACCTATTTGGTGACATTCTATCTGACTTATGTGCAGGTCTTGTGGGCGGTTTAGGCATGGCACCAGGTGCTAACATTGGTCGTGATGCTGCTATTTTTGAAGCCGTACATGGCAGTGCACCTGATATTGCAGGTAAAAACTTAGCTAACCCAACCTCGGTTATTTTAGCGTCGATTCAAATGCTGGAATACCTAGGCATGTCTGATAAAGCTGAGATGATCCGTAGCGCAGTATCGGCGGTTATTGAAGAAGGCGACCGTACTACCCGCGATTTAGGCGGCACTCACGGCACAACTGACTTTACTCAAGCAGTATTAGATCGTTTAGGATAG
- a CDS encoding DUF3192 domain-containing protein, with product MNSKVTYIIGGIFTAYLLFVAVVIFVYEPQPEDRAWDDRQAFNLQKMSDIHFGQNLDEIRTLLGSADFVEAKTGLDGQYQVLYYRTHHIKSDGVTTKEECTPLLFRDNLLVAWGQDTQQQYFDVPITQQAPQ from the coding sequence ATGAACTCAAAAGTGACTTATATCATCGGTGGAATATTCACGGCCTATTTACTGTTTGTTGCGGTAGTGATTTTTGTTTATGAACCCCAACCAGAAGACCGAGCCTGGGATGACAGACAAGCATTCAACTTACAAAAAATGAGTGATATCCACTTTGGTCAAAACCTAGATGAAATCCGAACCTTATTAGGCAGCGCTGACTTTGTCGAAGCTAAAACGGGCCTTGATGGCCAATATCAAGTGCTATATTACCGTACTCATCATATAAAATCAGACGGAGTAACGACTAAAGAAGAATGTACACCATTGTTATTCAGAGACAATTTACTTGTTGCATGGGGACAAGATACCCAACAGCAATACTTTGACGTGCCAATAACCCAGCAAGCACCGCAATAA
- a CDS encoding alpha/beta family hydrolase has protein sequence MSYLPDNTPMLADDFLLQGPKSDTLIVFAHGAGANMHHQYMTSMTDKLIAQGYQVYRFNFLYMQANMQDGKRRPPDRAPKLLAHYEQVLMDIQQKITLGLINCQRIILMGKSMGGRMSAILTSTDHQLQQPNLDDVMSKIAAIVCLGYPFIPLKGGEPRLAPIQHNCHPMLIVQGERDKFGDLQQVSTWTLGEQVEVCWIGDGDHSLQPRKSSGYTLEGNLDHAIENISQFIARVG, from the coding sequence GTGAGTTACTTACCGGATAATACGCCAATGTTAGCTGATGATTTTCTTTTGCAAGGTCCTAAAAGCGACACGTTAATTGTTTTTGCCCATGGTGCTGGCGCGAATATGCATCATCAATATATGACTTCGATGACTGATAAGTTAATCGCTCAAGGTTACCAAGTATACCGATTTAACTTCTTGTATATGCAGGCCAATATGCAAGATGGTAAACGTCGTCCGCCTGATCGAGCACCTAAATTGCTGGCGCACTATGAGCAGGTGTTGATGGATATTCAACAAAAAATAACACTTGGGTTGATCAATTGTCAGCGAATAATCCTCATGGGCAAGTCTATGGGTGGCCGTATGTCGGCGATATTGACCAGTACTGATCATCAGCTTCAACAGCCCAACCTTGACGATGTAATGAGTAAAATTGCTGCAATAGTGTGTTTGGGTTATCCGTTTATTCCTCTAAAAGGGGGCGAACCGCGACTTGCGCCTATTCAGCACAATTGTCATCCAATGCTCATTGTTCAAGGTGAACGGGATAAGTTTGGTGATCTTCAGCAAGTATCGACATGGACTTTAGGTGAACAGGTCGAAGTATGTTGGATTGGTGATGGTGACCATAGTTTGCAACCGCGAAAATCTTCTGGTTATACCCTTGAGGGCAATCTTGATCATGCCATCGAGAATATTAGTCAGTTTATTGCCCGAGTAGGTTAG
- a CDS encoding transcriptional regulator GcvA, which yields MSRRLPPLNAVKAFEAAARHLSFTRAAEELFVTQAAVSHQIKALEDFLGLKLFRRKNRSLLLTEEGQSYFLDIKDIFIELAEATNRLLARSAVGSLTVSMSPSFAIQWLVPRLAKFSEKNPDIDVRIKAVDSDASSLTDDVDVAIYYGQGNWPGLRADKLRNEVLIPVCSPLLLNGPKPLTLPSDLKFHTLLHDSNRQDWQAWFRQCGVTDINVNQGPIFSHSSLVLQAAAHGQGVALGYSVLARPDIKAGRLVCPFSEVLVSKDAYYLVCQQNHSEIGKISAFREWMVDMFAEESRSELLTG from the coding sequence ATGTCTAGACGATTACCGCCTTTGAATGCAGTTAAAGCATTTGAAGCAGCAGCAAGACATTTGAGCTTTACCCGCGCTGCAGAAGAGTTGTTTGTCACTCAGGCTGCGGTGAGTCATCAGATTAAAGCATTAGAAGATTTTTTAGGGCTAAAGCTATTTAGACGTAAAAATAGATCATTATTGTTAACAGAAGAAGGTCAAAGCTATTTTCTGGATATAAAAGACATTTTTATTGAGTTAGCTGAGGCGACTAATCGTTTGCTTGCCCGAAGTGCGGTAGGGTCGTTAACGGTCAGCATGTCTCCTAGTTTTGCCATTCAATGGCTCGTGCCGCGTTTAGCTAAGTTTAGTGAAAAAAATCCTGATATTGATGTGCGGATTAAAGCCGTAGACAGTGATGCCAGTTCGTTAACCGATGATGTCGATGTTGCTATTTATTATGGTCAGGGTAATTGGCCAGGCCTACGCGCTGATAAACTGCGTAATGAAGTGCTTATTCCGGTATGTTCACCATTATTACTCAATGGTCCTAAACCATTAACGCTCCCGAGTGACCTAAAGTTTCATACCCTGTTACATGATTCTAATCGCCAAGATTGGCAGGCATGGTTTAGGCAATGTGGCGTTACCGACATCAATGTTAATCAAGGACCGATATTTAGCCATTCTTCATTAGTGTTACAAGCAGCGGCTCATGGACAAGGTGTCGCATTGGGTTATAGCGTACTTGCTAGGCCTGATATTAAAGCAGGGCGCTTAGTGTGTCCGTTTTCTGAGGTGTTAGTGAGTAAGGATGCATACTACTTAGTGTGCCAACAGAACCATTCTGAAATTGGCAAAATTTCAGCTTTTAGAGAGTGGATGGTCGACATGTTTGCAGAGGAGTCGCGTAGTGAGTTACTTACCGGATAA
- the rlmM gene encoding 23S rRNA (cytidine(2498)-2'-O)-methyltransferase RlmM: MKNLFLFCRSGYEKDCAAEIQQRAGELNVGGFVKTNLNDAYVIYQCFDDNGADTLAKELALSSLVFARQMFAAGELLIDLPEQDRVGPIVASLAELSKCGELRVETPDTNEAKELSAFCRKLTVPLRQGLKKSGALLNAENDRRPIIHVCFIGPGKAYTGYSLNHNSSPHFMGIPRLRMAADAPSRSSLKLDEAFGAFLTKEEQETRCRSGLNAVDLGACPGGWTYQLVRRGMMVAAVDNGPMDPKLMETGQVKHFRADGFRFEPPRKNIYWLVCDMVEKPARVAELMEAWAINGWFKEAIFNLKLPMKSRYKEVSVILETIGAILTENEIDFKMQCKHLYHDRDEVTVHLWIFPEKGVSYA; encoded by the coding sequence ATGAAAAACCTATTCCTATTTTGTCGCTCAGGCTATGAAAAAGACTGTGCGGCAGAAATTCAACAACGTGCCGGTGAGTTAAATGTCGGTGGTTTTGTTAAAACGAATCTCAACGATGCTTATGTTATCTATCAATGTTTTGATGATAATGGTGCCGATACGTTAGCCAAGGAATTAGCACTGAGTTCATTAGTTTTTGCGCGGCAAATGTTTGCTGCTGGTGAGTTACTGATTGATTTACCAGAACAAGATCGCGTAGGGCCTATTGTTGCTTCACTTGCCGAACTGTCAAAGTGTGGTGAGCTGCGCGTTGAAACACCTGACACCAATGAAGCAAAAGAATTATCAGCGTTTTGTCGTAAATTGACCGTGCCGTTACGCCAAGGGCTAAAAAAGAGCGGTGCATTGCTCAATGCTGAAAATGATCGTCGTCCTATTATTCATGTGTGCTTTATTGGACCTGGTAAAGCGTACACTGGTTATTCGTTAAACCATAATAGCTCGCCTCATTTTATGGGTATCCCTCGATTAAGAATGGCTGCAGATGCGCCTAGTCGCTCAAGCCTTAAACTGGATGAAGCATTTGGGGCTTTTTTAACCAAAGAAGAGCAAGAAACACGTTGTCGTAGTGGCCTAAATGCGGTTGACTTAGGCGCTTGTCCGGGCGGTTGGACTTATCAGTTAGTGCGCCGTGGGATGATGGTTGCTGCCGTTGATAACGGTCCTATGGATCCTAAATTAATGGAAACTGGCCAAGTGAAGCATTTTCGTGCCGATGGTTTCCGTTTTGAGCCGCCACGTAAGAATATTTATTGGTTGGTGTGTGACATGGTTGAAAAGCCTGCTCGTGTAGCTGAGCTGATGGAAGCATGGGCTATTAATGGCTGGTTTAAAGAAGCTATTTTTAATCTTAAATTGCCCATGAAGAGCCGTTACAAAGAAGTCAGCGTAATCTTAGAAACCATTGGAGCCATTTTAACTGAAAATGAAATTGATTTTAAAATGCAGTGTAAACACCTTTATCATGATCGTGATGAAGTGACTGTGCATTTATGGATTTTCCCTGAAAAGGGCGTGAGCTACGCATAA
- the ppnN gene encoding nucleotide 5'-monophosphate nucleosidase PpnN, whose product MIVKISPRGSLDQLSQLEVERLKQGAKSDLYQLYRNCSLAVLASGLISDSSEALFSRYESFSINILQRERGIQIELINPPIQAFVDGEIITGIQEHLFAVLRDIIYISNKYENLKHIDLSNAKHITNVVFDILRNAQAISPMKDPNVVVCWGGHSINAVEYQYTRDVGYQLGLRRLDICTGCGPGAMEGPMKGAAIAHAKQRVHNARYIGLTEPSIIAAEPPNQIVNELVILPDIEKRLEAFVRLGHGIVIFPGGAGTAEELLYFLGILLNKDNCDASFPLVLTGPAESADYFTVIDEFVGATLGAEAQSKYQIIIDDPVKVAQIMKQGMEQVKTYRKQKCDAYQYQWSLKIEPEFQLPFEPTHDVMANLNLYFQDNKAELAANLRKAFSGIVAGNVKGDTIKLIQQFGPFKIEGDAKLMLMMDKLLNAFVKQQRMKLPGSAYVPCYNIIKTHE is encoded by the coding sequence ATGATCGTAAAAATTAGTCCCCGTGGTAGTTTAGATCAACTTTCTCAATTAGAAGTAGAACGTCTAAAACAAGGCGCAAAAAGCGACTTGTATCAATTATATAGAAATTGCTCACTAGCCGTATTAGCCTCAGGTCTTATCAGCGACAGCTCTGAAGCATTGTTTAGCCGCTATGAATCTTTTAGCATTAATATTTTACAGCGCGAAAGAGGCATACAAATTGAACTCATTAATCCTCCTATCCAAGCTTTTGTCGACGGTGAAATTATCACCGGCATTCAAGAGCATTTGTTCGCAGTGCTTCGCGACATTATCTATATCAGCAATAAATACGAAAATTTAAAACACATTGACTTAAGCAATGCAAAACACATTACTAACGTCGTATTTGATATTCTGCGCAATGCTCAGGCCATCTCTCCAATGAAAGACCCTAATGTCGTAGTCTGTTGGGGTGGACACAGTATCAACGCGGTTGAATACCAATATACTCGAGATGTCGGTTATCAACTTGGCCTGCGTCGATTAGATATTTGTACTGGCTGTGGACCTGGCGCAATGGAAGGACCAATGAAAGGCGCGGCAATTGCCCATGCCAAACAACGAGTACATAATGCCCGCTATATTGGTTTAACTGAACCCAGTATTATTGCCGCTGAACCACCCAATCAAATTGTTAATGAATTAGTTATTTTACCAGACATAGAAAAACGCTTAGAAGCCTTTGTTCGCTTGGGTCATGGGATTGTTATTTTCCCTGGCGGAGCTGGCACAGCAGAGGAGCTACTCTATTTTCTCGGTATCTTATTAAATAAGGACAATTGCGATGCATCCTTTCCATTAGTATTAACCGGGCCGGCAGAAAGTGCTGACTACTTCACGGTAATTGATGAGTTTGTTGGGGCCACATTGGGCGCCGAAGCACAAAGTAAATATCAAATCATTATTGACGATCCGGTAAAAGTAGCGCAAATAATGAAACAAGGTATGGAACAAGTAAAAACATACCGTAAACAAAAATGTGATGCTTACCAATATCAATGGTCATTAAAAATTGAACCCGAATTTCAACTACCGTTTGAACCGACTCATGACGTGATGGCAAATTTAAACCTCTACTTTCAGGATAATAAAGCAGAGCTTGCCGCAAACTTACGTAAAGCATTTTCGGGCATTGTCGCCGGTAACGTAAAGGGCGATACGATTAAGTTAATCCAACAGTTTGGCCCCTTTAAGATTGAAGGTGATGCTAAATTGATGCTAATGATGGATAAGCTTTTAAACGCTTTTGTTAAACAACAACGAATGAAACTACCAGGAAGCGCTTACGTGCCCTGCTACAACATAATAAAAACACATGAATAA
- the xni gene encoding flap endonuclease Xni, producing the protein MNKLLIIDGLNLVRRIHAVLPDENDITSVQERVLAASKKMLLQHQPTHCIVVWDGNEPSWRKTLYSDYKKGRKPMPAALSDGLINIKNTLAEHNINSFDAQSEADDVIATIAMKMISNDGEVIIVSTDKGFSQLPTKKLTLWDHFNQQVFDVQQYEKKLGIAQYQMLDFIALAGDSGNKIPGIMGIGPKSAADLLNKFRTLANLYRSLDNLGAKQALKLAEGKEIARISYKLAQLQCDIPLNINLKQFRTNPTTH; encoded by the coding sequence ATGAATAAACTACTTATTATTGACGGACTCAATCTCGTGCGCCGCATTCATGCGGTGCTACCTGATGAAAACGATATTACCAGCGTACAAGAACGTGTTTTAGCAGCATCTAAAAAAATGCTATTACAACATCAACCAACTCATTGTATTGTCGTCTGGGACGGCAATGAGCCTTCTTGGCGTAAAACCCTGTATAGCGACTATAAAAAAGGCCGTAAACCGATGCCTGCGGCATTGAGTGATGGCCTGATTAATATCAAAAACACTCTCGCTGAACATAACATCAACTCTTTCGACGCTCAGTCTGAAGCCGATGACGTTATCGCCACCATTGCGATGAAAATGATCAGTAACGATGGTGAGGTCATCATAGTGTCAACCGACAAAGGCTTTAGTCAGCTACCGACAAAAAAACTCACCTTGTGGGATCACTTTAATCAACAGGTGTTTGATGTTCAGCAATATGAGAAAAAACTCGGTATAGCGCAATATCAAATGCTCGATTTTATTGCCCTTGCAGGTGACAGTGGCAATAAAATTCCAGGGATAATGGGTATTGGCCCAAAATCAGCTGCAGATTTACTCAATAAATTCAGAACTCTAGCAAATTTATATCGTTCTTTAGATAATCTTGGTGCCAAACAAGCCCTTAAATTAGCTGAAGGAAAAGAAATAGCTCGGATTAGCTATAAATTAGCGCAGTTACAATGCGATATTCCACTGAATATTAATTTGAAACAATTTAGAACCAATCCGACAACACACTAA
- a CDS encoding DUF423 domain-containing protein — translation MKKGLLLFATLSGFLAVALGAFAAHGLKTIAPPELVSIFKLGVDYQFYHTFGLIALAFSAHWIPSKLINWAAYSFIAGIILFSGSLYLYAFTGAKWIGPITPMGGLCFLIGWLLFGAAIWHAKLPE, via the coding sequence ATGAAAAAAGGTTTGTTATTATTTGCCACACTAAGTGGTTTTTTAGCCGTCGCGCTGGGTGCTTTTGCAGCACATGGGCTTAAAACTATCGCGCCACCAGAATTGGTGAGCATTTTTAAGCTAGGAGTTGATTACCAGTTTTATCATACCTTTGGATTGATTGCGTTAGCATTTTCTGCACATTGGATCCCGTCAAAATTGATTAATTGGGCAGCTTATAGCTTTATCGCTGGGATCATATTATTTTCTGGTTCGTTATATCTTTATGCCTTTACTGGCGCTAAATGGATTGGCCCAATCACCCCAATGGGTGGCTTATGCTTCTTAATCGGCTGGTTGTTATTTGGCGCAGCAATTTGGCATGCAAAATTACCAGAATAA
- a CDS encoding prolyl oligopeptidase family serine peptidase has product MKLFNLIPLAVCLSFSAHAAEQRALSIDDIMHFETLQQPVISDNGKVIAVQATPDRGDSRALIRFSDNRKQYEIANGTDVQVSADGKFVLATIEASLFDRETKKKDDLPHEVVLLNTENGEQQQFAKVDSASFSDDGRFLVVKFEASQPEPADTKTTDINTTASQSTELELTKPQSTKSETITTENSANTAANTAANPQAETDKADKGVDIRLINLATEQQTLLSNVTQFTFDKAGHHLAAVINQSETQLHQVMLVTLDSQTQRELYSSKEEHIEALAMSDDGQYVAVTKGLASSMRYGREHNLLLLDVQHDKQHQFAQSEGWTYNQYSSLQFSKDAQRLFVGRVPKVAQQAELAAYLNPKDVFNPEMITANKQLRIWHGEDAKIKPQEVKEYEQELKRTYLAVLHLDSNKLVQLADQVVPDVTYGEQARFLLASSDLPYQKMVTWAGFYRDVYLVDVNSGSKTRVLTQQPSDAMPTLSPNAKYLAYYRQGNVFIFDVTSQRRVNLTANIATPFADEDHDYPSAAPGYGFGPWLADDSAITVYDKYDVWQFNTVSKQGFMLTKGQGRKQQTQFRIVGLAHEKPLPAVVSKGDSVLLQGYSHQSKADGFFSAKIGVAGVSRLTQSDSKLTLLTRANKDAAVVFSKQRYDLYPDLYIADNTSPQNAKQLTTLDKQRESFKWGNAELVHWRDGDGVKMDGVLIKPTNYQAGKQYPTLVYFYRFMSDRLHAFPDMKLNHRPNFAWYADNGYAIFLPDIRFEIGYPGISSVKALTAGVQKLIEMGVSDPDAVGIQGHSWGGYQSAYAVTQTNIFKAVVTGAPVSNMTSAYSGIRHGSGLARQFQYETGQSRIGESLFDAPQKYIENSPIFYVDRIQTPMMIMFGDKDDAVPWEQGVELYLAMRRAGKDVVFLQYEDEPHHLKKYPNKLDYSIKMKQYFDHYLKGAPAPDWLRQGEAYQEYKKAD; this is encoded by the coding sequence GTGAAATTATTTAATTTAATTCCATTGGCAGTCTGTCTGTCATTTAGTGCCCATGCGGCGGAGCAACGTGCACTGTCTATTGATGACATTATGCATTTTGAAACCTTACAACAGCCGGTTATTTCTGATAATGGCAAGGTGATTGCTGTACAGGCTACTCCTGATAGAGGCGATAGTCGTGCATTAATTCGTTTTAGTGATAATCGCAAACAATATGAAATAGCCAATGGCACCGATGTTCAAGTTAGTGCTGATGGTAAATTTGTATTAGCGACAATTGAAGCAAGCTTATTTGACCGTGAAACCAAAAAGAAAGACGACTTACCTCATGAGGTGGTATTACTCAATACTGAAAATGGTGAGCAGCAACAATTTGCTAAAGTTGACTCCGCTTCATTTAGTGATGATGGACGCTTTTTAGTCGTCAAGTTTGAAGCGAGTCAACCTGAACCGGCTGATACTAAAACGACTGATATTAACACGACGGCATCTCAATCTACTGAGCTTGAATTGACAAAGCCTCAATCGACAAAGTCTGAAACTATAACCACTGAAAATAGCGCTAATACTGCGGCTAATACTGCAGCTAATCCACAGGCTGAAACTGACAAGGCTGATAAAGGCGTTGATATCCGCTTGATTAATCTGGCTACAGAGCAGCAAACATTATTATCGAATGTGACTCAATTTACATTTGATAAAGCAGGGCATCATTTGGCTGCAGTGATCAATCAAAGTGAGACTCAACTGCATCAAGTGATGTTGGTCACATTAGACAGTCAAACACAGCGTGAACTTTATAGTAGTAAAGAAGAGCATATTGAAGCATTAGCGATGAGTGATGATGGTCAATATGTTGCCGTAACAAAAGGCCTGGCAAGTTCGATGCGCTATGGCCGTGAGCACAATCTATTGTTACTTGATGTTCAACACGATAAACAACATCAGTTTGCTCAGTCTGAGGGATGGACTTATAACCAATATTCTAGCTTACAGTTTTCAAAAGATGCTCAGCGTTTATTTGTTGGCCGAGTGCCAAAAGTGGCGCAGCAAGCTGAATTAGCTGCTTATCTAAATCCAAAGGATGTTTTTAATCCTGAGATGATTACTGCTAACAAGCAGTTACGTATTTGGCATGGTGAAGATGCCAAAATTAAGCCGCAAGAAGTCAAAGAATATGAGCAAGAATTAAAACGTACCTATTTAGCGGTTTTACACCTAGATTCAAATAAGTTAGTTCAATTAGCAGACCAAGTTGTACCAGATGTTACTTATGGCGAACAAGCCCGTTTCTTATTAGCCAGTTCAGATCTGCCTTATCAAAAAATGGTCACTTGGGCAGGCTTTTATCGCGATGTGTATTTAGTGGATGTTAATAGCGGCAGTAAAACCCGAGTATTAACTCAGCAACCGAGTGATGCGATGCCGACCTTGTCACCAAATGCGAAGTACTTAGCGTATTATCGACAAGGTAATGTATTTATATTTGATGTTACATCACAGCGCAGGGTTAACCTAACCGCCAATATTGCCACACCTTTTGCTGATGAAGATCATGATTATCCTAGTGCGGCACCCGGTTACGGTTTTGGACCTTGGTTAGCTGATGATAGTGCGATAACAGTATATGATAAATATGATGTATGGCAGTTTAATACCGTATCTAAGCAAGGCTTTATGTTGACCAAGGGCCAAGGGCGAAAACAGCAAACTCAATTTAGAATAGTCGGTTTGGCCCACGAAAAACCATTGCCAGCAGTAGTGAGTAAAGGTGATAGTGTATTACTGCAAGGTTATAGTCATCAATCAAAAGCCGATGGTTTTTTTAGCGCTAAAATCGGCGTAGCAGGCGTTAGCCGCTTAACCCAAAGCGACAGTAAACTAACCTTGCTTACTCGGGCGAATAAAGACGCGGCTGTGGTATTTTCAAAGCAACGTTATGACTTATATCCAGACTTGTATATTGCCGATAATACGTCACCGCAAAATGCAAAGCAGCTAACAACTCTTGATAAACAACGTGAGTCCTTTAAGTGGGGTAATGCAGAGTTAGTCCATTGGCGTGATGGTGATGGCGTTAAAATGGATGGAGTGTTAATTAAACCTACAAATTATCAAGCTGGCAAACAGTATCCAACGCTAGTGTATTTTTATCGTTTTATGAGTGATAGGTTACATGCTTTTCCTGATATGAAGCTCAATCATCGGCCTAACTTTGCTTGGTATGCCGACAATGGTTATGCTATTTTCTTACCTGATATCCGCTTTGAAATTGGTTACCCGGGGATTTCATCAGTAAAAGCATTGACTGCTGGGGTGCAAAAGCTAATTGAGATGGGCGTGAGCGATCCAGATGCGGTTGGTATTCAGGGACATTCATGGGGCGGTTATCAAAGTGCTTATGCGGTCACTCAAACCAATATCTTTAAAGCCGTTGTCACTGGAGCACCTGTATCGAATATGACCAGTGCATACAGTGGCATTCGCCATGGCTCTGGCTTAGCAAGACAGTTTCAATATGAAACTGGACAAAGCCGAATAGGTGAAAGTTTATTTGATGCGCCCCAGAAATACATTGAAAACTCACCTATTTTTTATGTTGACCGGATTCAAACTCCAATGATGATCATGTTTGGTGATAAAGATGATGCTGTGCCTTGGGAGCAAGGGGTTGAGTTATACCTTGCAATGCGCCGAGCCGGAAAGGATGTGGTATTTTTACAATATGAAGATGAGCCACACCACTTGAAAAAGTATCCCAATAAGCTCGATTACAGCATTAAGATGAAGCAGTATTTTGACCATTATTTAAAAGGAGCACCAGCCCCTGACTGGTTACGTCAAGGTGAAGCTTATCAAGAGTATAAAAAAGCAGATTAA